Sequence from the Phragmites australis chromosome 11, lpPhrAust1.1, whole genome shotgun sequence genome:
acatgatataatataaactcaccctatatgtgtgcatatatataatgagaaagaaatatatacacAACTAGACGATAAGTAGATGTAGGAAGTTTAAACCATATCatgcatgaaggtagcttaaatgtagaaatgaattgataaaGATAACAATTGAAACATTTAAGTATTGCATACTTCTGaggacttgttgatcactccataagactacaaaagatattacttgaaatacatgttactctcaaaatcacaacccatatgatATGCTCCccttaaatgtgtgcatacaagtgtataatacttgtgagagatatgcacttgctATTGACAACAATTGAGGGAGTATTGAGTTCTGGCGAGCACCTCGCAACCGTAAAACACAATATGATGAGCCCGAAATCGTAAAAACCCAGTATTCGTAACCGTAAACTCTATGACTTTAACCGTAGAATTTCGTATTGCAAGCCATATAATGACAAGTCTTTTATGGTTACATCAGAGAACATACTACTTAAAACAAATAATGTTATCCATGTCGCATAATAGTGAAATATTGCATAGTTCCTGCACCTGATTCTGTTCCTTCAAATACATGATTTCAGAAATTGTACTACTAAATTCtatattgtaataataatgaATATTACACAATACCTACTAATAGATGattgtacatgtattggattcTACAGTTAGCACTACTAAATTCTACGCTAATATCTTTATGGATGACTGTAGTACGTTGTCGCCGCCATCATCACCCTTGTCGTGGGTGTCCCTATCACCATGACTGcctgaggaggagaggaggatagGTGTACAACAAAGCCTGTAGTGTTGGGGATTGTGCCGAGAAGATCTGATCCATTGGATTATACATTTGCAGTTACTGCATAGATCAAAACAGAGATAAAATACAACATTAGAATCTGCTCCAATGAAGAAGCCCAAAATTGACTAATCTAGCCAACAACTATATGTAATGGATCGATCAAAAAACCATGCCCGATTTacagaaaaccaacaaaaataatAGACCTAATTAGTCACCTCTGCTCAGATCCATTACATGGGCGAGCCACTTCCACTCATATCCACGCCCTTCACTCAGATCCGCACTGATGGCTACCGGATCAAGGACATTTGCCGGTGCTTCGTATCATGAGGGTGGCCAGCAGGGCCTGTGCAGTGCTTGTCCTACTAgttggaggaagaggaagacgcCTCATGCCCGATCTTGTCGTGCCCGCCACTTCCCTACGCACGGGCAACACTCGACGATGGAGGGAGGCCGGATGCGACCTTCCATGGGGGCTGCCACCAGTGCATCCAACATCCACATCTGTGTGCATCATGGCCTTCTTGGcatccattatcactgctgccgccgccgatctagatctagatctgaGCATTGGGTATGAGAGAGAGTTGgataggagagagagaagggatgGAAATTGGAATGAAATAGGAGGAAAGAGGGGGTGGTTTCGTTTTTTATTCACGGTGGTCGAGATTTTACGGTTGCGAGGAGCGTCTATGTGTTTTTTACGGTTGCGGGTGGTGGTAACGTCCAGCGGTAAAAAATGAACCTATATACGGTTACAATAACTAATGCATTACGGTTGCAGGCTAGACTGGGGAGCAACGTGTTTGTTAGTGGGAGGTTACATATGTACGGTCGTAATGAATAAGAATTTACTTATAGAAAACGATGCGTTTAATGGTAACATCCAATCGTAAAATAATGAACAGATATATGGTTACAATAACAAATGAATTACGGTTGCAGGCTGGGTGTCTGGTTGGAGGGGTGGTTCAGGGGGTCAGGGTCGGAGGACGTGCGCGGCCAGGGTGttaaatagctatttttagCGCAGGAAGTAGAATAGAGAATAGACACACACGTGTAGAAAAGGTCAATTAGAAAATACTACTGGGTTGATCTTGAAACCAGCAATGTTTGAGCCTCCCCAAGCAACAATAAGAGCTGCAAGGTAGCTACCTGAGTATGGATGATAGTTGCAGCAGTAGCAGACACGAGGACGCGGCACCGCCGTGGGTGCCCAGCGAGGCCACGACGTTCCGCTGCTTTGCGTCTGCTGCGGATTCGAGACGATCACCACAGCCGTCCCAGTTGTCGTCTGGTAATGGGGTGTCCGCGGCGTCAGGAGGAAATCTGTATGCCTCGGTTTCCTTGGCCTTGCTCTGTTGCTTCCACATAATCAAATTCCTGGAAATTGCAAGGAAGAACACGTCACCGCTATTGTCGAAGCTATCGAGCCACCACCGGGCGTTGGCACGCGCGTACCACATGCAGGGATAACTTTCTAGTCCAATTACTTATTGGCCGCACCATCTACGGCGTTGTTATCACTGATCTGGGAACCCCTCTTATGGTACCATGGATGCCAATTCACACGGTTTCGAAAGCAAATCGTTGTTTTTGGAATCAAAGAAATGACATGCAGACTGAATATCCCCAAATTGCGAAGTCACAGTTCGGGCTGAATGTAAGATACTTCCCAACACGATACAGCAAGCAATTGGTATTACGATTTACGAGCAGTGCTGCAAAAGCAGCATGCCGAATAGGGAAAGGCAGACAAATCTAAGGCATATAAGTAACATCACTGTTGTTACAAATCCATAAACATCTAGCTACCTCCGATGTCGAGTGATACAAATACCAGCCATACAGAACAGTCAAGTCAATGCCTGGATACAAGATCAAGGTTATCTGCAGCAGGTTGCAAAGCCAAGCTCTAATCATCAAAATACCCCGATCATCATGTGAAGAGATCTCTAAAACAAAAGTAAGACCCAACTGACCAACTAATTTCCAGTCCAAGAAAAAGGAGTATCCATGCGACACATGTTGACATGTCAGTTCAAGGTTCCAAAACCAACTCAAATCACCTAGGTAGCGAGTCTCCTTGTACCAAATGTTTTCGGCAGTTAAAATTCTCATTCTGATGAATTTTCATGGAGCAAAACATACTCCCGGCTGCAGGAGAAAAAAGCATTGACAGGTGTGTTAACAAGAATATTCTTGAAACGGTTTAGAGAAACATCGTATCTAgtatggaaaaaaaaatggccAGGCAACGACAATGAGTAAAACACCGAAAACTATGAAGGTAGAACTTAAGTATCAAACTCAGTAATTCCTACCGCAGACCAAAGTTACTACTACCTTCAGTCGATGCCATCCTAAATTGCGTGCAGACCACTatcataaataatatatttagatGTCACATAAGAATGATACTAATAGACTCATCATAAAAGATACTACGATATCATCATAATTTTACTAGCTTTTGCTAATAAATGTCTAGAAAGGTACTTTCCAAAGGTAGGCATAAGAGATCGTGCTCATATCCTAAATGGCAAACCAGAATGGAGGTAGTAACACTGAAGAACAAAGATAAATGCCACTTTCTAAAATTGATACAATGGGGATAAACCAACCAAGCAAAGACAGTTGCATATTTTAACCAGAAAACAAAATAGTATTTCTTCAATAGTCATGATCATACCTACTATTGCCAAACTTGATGGTATCTTTTTCAAAGAGTTCATAATAACGGCGAGGCTCAATACGATTCTCCTGCGGAAATAGAGCACATTCGGAAACAATGAAATTCACATGAAGGAGAATAAGTTCATAATATGACCAGTTTATCTGAAAAGAGAAACATATTCATCATTAGAAAACTTACATTAATGAATGTTCCATTCGTACTGTCAAGATCCATCAGATAAGGACTATTAGACAAAGCAGCAAGATGAAGCGTTATTAACACATTTCAATCAGACGAGGCATTATTGATAATACAGGAGTAGAGTATAAGTAGTGTCTGAAAAACTAGGACATGTCAGAATAAATCTTGAGCACCATGTCACAGCCACCATTTCTGGTGTTTTTATTCCTTGTTATGGTGTTTTTATTCCTTGTTAAGGCCATTAAAGTCATCAAGGTCATTAGGGCCATTAAAACCACATTAAGGCCAGTTTTTAGACTTGTTTTACTTGTTACATAGGAAAAATGGAGAAAACGCTGTGACAATTGCAATACAAAATTCTTGGGTGTTTCCCAAATGTTCTGGCGTGTGTTCATTGTGGTTGATTAAAATATTTGGTACCAGAGCACGTATTGTCGATCCAGATGCTACTATGTCGTCGTGGGCTCCTAGGGGCGCGCAGTCAAGGACTCCTCCGTGCTGAGGCCGTCGTACTCACCGACACCTCTGCACCGGCCGTGACACCGTGACAACAGTGGTCACAAGGTGGTCATGAAACGCATCGTCAAGGAGGCGTCAGGCTCGATGGTCTATCCCACGGTCACCCGGACGAACTACACCGAGTGGGCGCTTATGATGTGCGTTAACCTGCAGGTGCAAGATCTTTGGGAGGCAATCAAACCCGGCGGTGGTGACTACTGTGACAACAAGTTAGCGTTATCCGCCATTCTTTACGCTGTGCCGTCAAACATGCTATCAACTCTCGCCGTCAATGAGACTGCTAAGGACATCTGGGACGCAATCAAGATGATGCACGTCGGCGTCGAGCACGTCAGAGAAGCGAACACAGAAGTTGCGACACAAGCTCAGCGAGATCAAATTCAAAGATGGTGAGTCCGTCGATGACTTCGCCATGAGGATCACGAGCCTCACCAACAACCTTCGAGTCTTGGGGGATGAAGTCACCAATGTTGAGGTGGTGCAAAAATTTCTGCAAGTCATCCCAGAACGTCTCCAGCAGGTCACTATCTTCATCGAGACCTTCCTTGATCTAAGCACGCTCTCGATCAAGATGACTGGTCGCTTGCGTGCTGTGGAGCAGAGGTACAAGCTCAGCTCTTCAGGCGACAGTGGCGAGCAGAAGCTACTCCTCACTGAGTGAACTAGCTCACATGAAGAAGTGCGATGGCGAGAGAGGATCCAGTAACTGTGGCAATGGCGGCTCCCATCGTCGTTATGGCAAGAACTGCGGGCACAGTCATGGCAATGAGCCACGCGACAGCAACGCCAACAGATCCAGCCAAGGAGGTGGTCAGAACTGCGGCAAATATGTCCATTGGGCCAAAGGATTGCAACAGCAAGCTAAAGCGGGCCAAGGCTCACCTGACGTAGGGCGACAACGACGAGACAAGTGCTTTAAATGGCTAAGACTTGTGTCACACCGCCTATCACGTCCACTCCGCCATAACACATCGTGCCAACATCCCCTCCACCGCAATGCAACCCTCTTCGATTGGTCGAGGCGAAAGTATTCATGCAGGTGGATCAAAAGGACCGCAACGATAGACTATGGTACCTCGACACCGACGCCACGAATCACATGATCGGGTCACGCGCCGCATTCTCCGAGATTGACTCCGGAATCTGAGGCACCATCAAGTGTGGCGATGGCTTCATTGTCGACATCAAGGGGCGCGGCACGATCATGTTCACCTGCAAGACCAGCGAGCATCACGTGCACATGAGGGTGTACTTCATTCCCTGGCTCACCACCATCATCAGCATCAGCTAGCTTGATGAGAACAGCTGCCAGGTGCTGGTCGAGAGCGGCGTCTTGCAAATCAGGGACTCGGATCAATAGCTGTTGGTGAGGGTGAGGCGCTCCCCCAACCGGTTGTACATGCTCAGCCTCGACATCACACGACCGATGTCTGCCGGCAAGAGGCTCAGATGAGGCATGGTGTTGGAACACAAGGTACAAGCACCTCAGCTTCTAGTTCCTACGCAAGCTCTCCAAGCAGGTCGCagattgatcacattgatcaaGTCTGCGACAACTACCTCGCCAGGAAGCAGAGGTGAGCATCCCTCCCCAAGCTGGCGAAGAATCGCGCAGAGCACGTCCTCAACCTTGTGCACGACGACCTGTGTGGGCCCATCGCGCCCATGATGGCGAGTGGGAAACGTTATTTCCTCCTGCTCGTGGGCGACATAAGTCATTACATGTGACTCGATCTTCTCGCAAGCAAGGACCAAGCGCCAGCGGCAATCAAGCAATTACAGGCAACAGTGGAGGTGATGGAGACAAGGCGCAAGTTGAAGGTCCTCTGCACCAACCGTGGTGGCCAGTTCACTTCGGTGGAATTCGACAAATACTGCATCGTGCGACGTGCAGCGACAACTCACTACTCCCTATTCTCCGTAACAAAACGGAGTTGTTGAGCGTCGCAATCAAACAGTGGTCGCCATGGCCCGAAACATGCTAAAGGCAAAGGGCCTCCCCAGAACATTCTGGGATGAGTTGTCTCCAACCGCCATCTTCATTGTCAACCGTGTGCCGACTTAGAGCATCGACGGGATGACACCATGCGAGGCCTGTCATGGCGAGCTACCAACGGTGCACTGTTGGGGTCGTTGTTAAAGACCCTCGATGGCCCCTTAGCTCCGCTAGCCTATGCCTATGGACCTAAGCCCCCGAAGGCTACTTTCGTACCTCCGGGCTTCGAGGAAGCCTCAGcgtcccggagccatgcctctcgaAGCCCTAGCCTCCGAAGCttgggcaggcttcccaaaggctacagggtgagtcatcaggtctcaagaaagatctgccagaaggggaacACAGGTCATCCTTCCCTTCCAAGGATGTAACCGGCATTCCGTACTAAGGCTAGTGGACGTCATCCTAACATTCTGTACCAGGGAGGACGCCTAATACACGGGACAGCGCGACGCCGGGCCGCATTTGGCGACCAGCCCTGCACCGACCCCGAGGTTGGTTCAGCCCATGTATTTGCCGTGGTAGATATTATCTCCTAAGTAAGGTAATATGTAGTTTTACCTGGACTTGCACCATGTAATTCGACCGGTCCTAGATCTTTGTTAGtagcgataacttgtacgctacgCCAGGGGTAGCCGTATAAATACAGGACCATGACCATCAGGCCAAGGACCAATCTTTTCTACTACCAATACATTTTCAGTGtccctctcaaacttcatctccaaacttaagtctcctccttagaagaaactctcgccatacttatTAGAGCAAGACAATCTCTAGCTCCAACATGCACTTCCTCCGCACCTTCGACTGTGTTGCACATGTCAAGAACGTGAAGCCTCACCTGAAGAAGCTCGTGACCACAACACTCCGATGATCTTCGTTGGCTACAAGAGCGGGTTCAAGGCATATCAGGTGTAGGACCCATCAGTAAGTGCGTGCACATGATGCGTGACATTGTGTTCGATGAATCAGCATAGTGAAAATAGAGCTTAGGGGAGTACAAGGTGAACGGCAATGACCCTTTCACGGTGGAGTATGTGGTCACCAGGGAGCCTATGCGCGACACATGTGAGCTCCCCGAACCATGACCGAACACCTTTGCCGACGACATCTGCGGCTACGACGGATCAAACTCCAGTGGCGATCGAGCATGTCACGCCACCCATGCTCCAGGCTTGATGCGGCTGTTGAAGAAGACAATCCCCAACGCTACTGCACTGTCGACAACATCCTCGGTCCGACCACGCCACAAGAGCACACACCGCGCTAACTCGACCTCGACGAACTTCACATGGTGAGCGCCGAGGAACCAAGCACCCTCGCTGAAGCAGAACAAAACGACAACTGGCAAAAagcaatgcaagaagagatggaCTCAATTACTAACAACAAAACTTGGAGCCTTGTCGATCTCCCTACAGGTCATCGTGCGATCAGCCTGAAGTGGGTGTACAAATTAAAGCGCGACAAACAAGGAGATATTGTGAAGCACAAGGCGCGCCTCGTCGCAAAGGGCTACGTCACGTCCAACGACAAGGGGTGGACGTCGATGAGGTCTTCACCCCTGTCACCTAACTGGAGACAGTGCGGCTTCTACTCGCCATCGCTACGCACCAATCCTAGGAGGTTCACCATATGTATGCCAAGTCAGCATTCTTGAATGGTGATCTCCGAGAGGTGTACGTTGCGCAGCCACCCGGCTTCATCAATGCTTCATGGAGACAAGGCTACGTGAAGAGCACCTCATGAACTCCTGAGCAGACTCTGGACTCACCCAAGCAGTCAGTGAACTCCATAGCGGGAAGGTAACCCTACCAGTTGGTCTTAAGAGAGGGGGTGCCTATCAAGGATCTAATATATTTCCCACGAAATATGAAAACCAAAGAAAAGGAATACGTGCAATGGGAAGCACCCAGAATAAGGAATCATGGTGAACTTCCCGATAATAGAGGGCATGTCAAAAGAGGCACAATGGCAAGCAAGACTAACTTCCTACCTTTGATAGAAGATCCACCGCCCTATCAAACGCTTCATGGAGGCGCCATGTGAAGAGCACCTCGTCGTCGTAAGCACATACTACGCTATGTTATAGGGATAAGAACACTAGGTGTTATCTAcacggccgggaagaagaagagtGTGGTCATGTCTGCTGGGCTGCAGCGATAGTGACATGGCCAGAGACATCgatgataggaagagcaccttcGGGATGATCTTCCTCAACAGCAACCCCATCACCTGGCAGCCACGCAAGCAGAAGGTGGTGTGCCTTGTCATCATGCGAGGCCGAATGTATCGCCGCAGCCTTCGTGGCGTGCCGGGGTGTTTGGCTAGCGCAGCTTCTAAGTGACATGCTCAGCTCAGAGCCCAGTGTACCAGTCTTGAAGTTGGACAAGTCCACAATCGGTTTGGTCAAAAATCCAATGCATCACAACCGGAGCAAGAACATCGACACTCGTTATCATTATATCTGAGAGTGTGCGGATAAAGGTCTGATCGACATCGAGTTCATTTGCACGGATGAGCAACTTGGGGACATCGTCACCAAGCCGCTCGGCCACGTCAGGTTCCATGAACTTTGTTCTAAGATCGGTCTCCATCAAACTCAATAAGGAGCAGCAAGATTTAGGAAGAGAATAATGTTAGAATAAATCTTGAGCACCGTGTATCAGCAACCATTTGTGGTGTTTTTAATTCCTTGTTAAGGCCATTAGGGCCATTAAGGTCATCAAGGCCATTAAGGCAATTAAAACCACATTAAGACCAGTTGTTAGACTTGTTTTACTTGTTATATAAGAGAAATGGAGGAGAAAACGCTGTGACAGTTGCAACACAAAATTCCTGGGTGTTTCCAAAGTGTTCTCACATGTGTTCATTGTGATTGATTCCAACAGGATAATCATGCAGATTTTCATTAATAAACATAACCGATTACCTCACTTTCTTTGCCATCATGCCATCTGGTTGCTCCTTCTCTACAAGTCTGAAAAGAATAACATGAATTAGTCACAACATGGTTTATCAATAGACAACTGTAAAAGTATAGACATACCTATATTGAAGAACTGCATGTTGCTTGCTGCAGGAGGGATGGTCTGTGGGAATGTCTGCAACTTTCCTTTCTCTTCCGAAAAGGTAACAGCTCATCCGATGAACATACAGTGGTTCTATCAAATCAGACATCATCAGAAACATTCAGGGTCATGGAGCGCGAAACAGAATCATTGTGTATCACCAAGAGAAGTGTGTAAATATGGATCAAGTGCTATTCTCAATGTTTTCCCATACAACTGGCAGAATCCAGATTATTTAAGACTGTTTTGCGTCCTACATTATTTTGAGTTTAGGGGCAGTAGCTAGAAAGCtagatcaaaaaaaaaaaaggtgaccATAGTAAGACATGCAGGAACCTGAATGTCCAGAGGTTTTCAGATTCATTGGGGATTTTGAACTGCTGGTTGAGTTCATACAAGAGCCAAAATCCAGTTGGATGCCTACATATGGGTTTACTGGCCAGTTCCATGTGGTCAGTATTTGTTTAGTACAGAAATAATTTGTTCAAAAGTAAGTAAAAAATGACTTCAGTTCATTCACTCCAATTCAACATCAAATATGATGAGTTATCCCTTATCAATGAACTTTCAGTTAAGACCACAAATATTAATTCCTCCACAAAGCCAGAATGCTGTTTTTTACAGGTACAGCTTAAGACAATTCAAAGAGCCCTTTTCACCTCAAAGAATATGAAAACAATTATTTTAATTCAAAGAGCCAGAATGCTGGAACTTTGCGGGGAGGGAGGGGTTGTTTTGACAGTCTACTCTTCTCTCCCAACTCAAGGAGTACATGTCTCCTTTAATAAATAAGACAACTACTACCTCCGTTTTTGTTACTTGTCGTTTAGGACATCGACACGGTCTCCAATACATATGTTTTAATGttactttttataattatttcttaatgaattttgttaaacatataatcatatgaaagtatttttcatgctGAATTGACTAATATCATTTGTGTGTGTGCCGAATCCTAGCAATTTTGTGTGTATTTATGGTCAAAGTTTTTGAAGTTTGACTGCACGCAttctaaaacgacatctatttgagaatggaGATAGCAACAGACAAGTCTACCAACAAACTGACATAATCTAATGTAACAATCGAACTAACTCAAGCCCATGTAAAAAACACTTGGAGATAATTGTTGCAACAGGCTTAATCTAGTCAAACAATCAAATTAACTCAAGCTAATGTAGAACACTCTAGGAGATAACAATGCGGATGTGGCTAATGGGTTGGAGCTCATGACAATAGATATTTGCCACCATAGACTGGTAAAAGTGAATATATTCTTTCTTCCTCCCTTGGAACAACTACTGAATTGATGCATAGAATCATATAGAACAAATATTGTATTCATATAAAAAGTATAAAGTAGAAAAAAACTATCATTCAGTGGTTCACCACCCTTAAAGACATAGAGTCGCCATCTAATATCTGTCTACAAATATTGTATTCATATAAAAAGTATAAAGTAGAAAACAACTACCATTCAGTGGTTCACCACCCTTAAAGACATAGAGTCGCCATCTAATATCTGTCTTGCGTGCCTCTGAAGGTTCTGAATATAACAGATTCACACCTGAAGTGGGAACAAAGTGTCATCTCTAAGAACAATGCAGTATTTGCATGCCTCCATCTAATTGGTGGTCTCGCCATTATAATAACTGAATGCATATTTTCACGCAGACAAAATTACTATTGAGATATAAGAGCTTCAAATAAGCACCTGCAACTCTATTGGTCTCCTCAGCAAGCTTTCCAGACAATTCAAATGATGGCTTTTGCTGCACCCAATAAGAAAAACCTTAAAATGGCAgtatgcaacaaataggaagaTAAAGTAAATAGTCATGgcaaatatttaatatttaagaAGATAAAAAGGCACCACATAAACAGAGAAATTGTAATATTCTTCGAATAAACGAAAAGCTATTATCAGAAATACTCATCATGGACAATGcaccaccttttcttttgcttcaaGAGCTTCGGCAGCAGCATTCATTATTGCCAGAGAATCAGGATCACCACTCCTGACCAAAACAGGAAGGCTTCATCATTATTAAATGCATAAAGAAACAAGTATAACA
This genomic interval carries:
- the LOC133884348 gene encoding uncharacterized protein LOC133884348 isoform X1, whose translation is MWYARANARWWLDSFDNSGDVFFLAISRNLIMWKQQSKAKETEAYRFPPDAADTPLPDDNWDGCGDRLESAADAKQRNVVASLGTHGGAASSCLLLLQLSSILSNCKCIIQWIRSSRHNPQHYRLCCTPILLSSSGSHGDRDTHDKGDDGGDNVLQSSIKILA
- the LOC133884348 gene encoding uncharacterized protein LOC133884348 isoform X2 yields the protein MWYARANARWWLDSFDNSGDVFFLAISRNLIMWKQQSKAKETEAYRFPPDAADTPLPDDNWDGCGDRLESAADAKQRNVVASLGTHGGAASSCLLLLQLSSILRLLTKGENFETKASYKRSKQDA